Proteins encoded in a region of the Schaalia hyovaginalis genome:
- a CDS encoding TadA family conjugal transfer-associated ATPase, with product MDDDGLGRVIRAVSEGRGRASAVREGAREGAGVGELRALLDGVRSWEAGTGPRIARLLEDSRVTDVLINSTDAWIDRGFGLERAAVDLGDEKDVRALAIRMAAACGKRLDDASPIVDGSLPGGVRLHAVLPGPSASGTLISLRTTRAAGLSIAELEASASLAPPFGAFLRACVERRANVLVSGATGSGKTTLLSALLGLVPAEERIICIEEVPELNPRHPHVVSLTERRPNIQGAGGIPLSELVRAAMRMRPDRLVLGECRGPEVRDVLLALNTGHDGGWATIHANGSREVPARLVALGALAGMSEAAVTAQAVAAFDAVVHMSRVKLEAGALRRVCEIAVLSREGGELRAEIAVDSRAPGIVEFGPAWERFAEVIGADRAQRGLEGVRAPK from the coding sequence GTGGATGACGACGGCCTCGGCCGGGTGATCCGGGCCGTTTCGGAGGGGCGGGGGCGGGCCTCGGCGGTGCGCGAGGGCGCCCGCGAGGGGGCGGGCGTCGGCGAACTGCGCGCCCTCCTGGACGGGGTCCGCTCCTGGGAAGCGGGAACGGGGCCGCGCATCGCTCGTCTTCTGGAGGATTCGAGGGTCACGGACGTCCTCATCAATTCGACGGATGCGTGGATCGATCGCGGCTTCGGCCTGGAGAGGGCCGCGGTGGATCTCGGTGACGAGAAGGACGTCCGCGCGCTCGCGATCCGGATGGCGGCGGCCTGCGGGAAGCGCCTCGACGATGCGAGTCCCATCGTGGACGGCTCGCTGCCCGGCGGGGTGCGCCTTCACGCCGTCCTGCCCGGGCCCTCGGCGTCGGGCACTCTCATCTCGCTGCGGACGACGAGGGCGGCCGGGCTCTCGATCGCGGAGCTGGAGGCGTCCGCTTCGCTCGCCCCTCCTTTCGGCGCCTTCCTGCGCGCATGCGTCGAACGGCGCGCGAACGTCCTGGTGTCGGGTGCGACCGGTTCGGGCAAGACGACGCTCCTGTCGGCGCTTCTCGGCCTCGTCCCCGCGGAGGAGAGGATCATCTGCATCGAGGAGGTGCCCGAGTTGAATCCTCGGCACCCTCACGTCGTGTCCTTGACCGAGCGTCGCCCGAACATCCAAGGAGCCGGTGGGATCCCCCTGTCCGAGCTCGTCAGGGCGGCGATGCGCATGCGCCCCGATCGTCTCGTCCTGGGGGAGTGCCGCGGGCCGGAGGTCCGCGATGTGCTGCTGGCGCTCAACACGGGTCACGACGGGGGCTGGGCGACGATCCATGCGAACGGCTCGAGGGAGGTGCCCGCGCGGCTCGTGGCCCTCGGGGCGCTCGCGGGGATGAGCGAGGCGGCGGTGACCGCCCAGGCTGTCGCGGCCTTCGACGCCGTGGTCCACATGAGTCGAGTGAAGCTGGAAGCCGGGGCTCTGCGCCGCGTGTGCGAGATCGCCGTCCTTTCGCGCGAGGGCGGTGAATTGCGCGCGGAGATCGCCGTGGACTCCCGGGCTCCGGGGATCGTGGAGTTCGGGCCCGCGTGGGAGCGCTTCGCCGAGGTGATCGGCGCCGATCGCGCTCAGCGGGGGCTTGAGGGGGTGCGGGCGCCGAAGTGA
- a CDS encoding type II secretion system F family protein yields MSGVMVAVAVICLAALFAGEHLVRRRILRRWGSAGGRMRVSPAERRRGRKARDPDGMSAADLSILVTEVSARLKAGAPVEEAWRSAWSRVCAAEFAGLAEDGAPIGLAGLAQASGRRGARGGRGVGAAVRARSPRARAVRRAAEDLGTACRLSAMIGAPLASILDAVAEGLEEAEAQEEARRIATQGARTSARVLRALPLLGVALAQVMGAHPLERFADGGLGTLMAVAGASFLIASRIVSESLIARAASPPGALDEAMGCDLARAALESGASIPDVLIALGGATGDEGLAAAGRALRLGASWTIAWDSRGWELLASGLESAWEEGTAPDALLRRLAAQRRARRAADARARAEALGVQLAIPLGALLLPAFLVLGAGPVLVHLVESGFAGVV; encoded by the coding sequence GTGAGCGGGGTGATGGTCGCGGTGGCCGTCATCTGCCTGGCGGCGCTTTTCGCGGGTGAGCATCTCGTGCGGCGACGGATCCTTCGCCGCTGGGGTTCGGCTGGCGGGCGGATGCGGGTGAGCCCTGCGGAGCGCCGAAGGGGCCGGAAGGCCCGGGATCCCGATGGGATGAGCGCGGCCGATCTGTCCATCCTCGTCACCGAGGTCTCCGCCCGCCTGAAGGCCGGGGCACCGGTGGAGGAGGCATGGCGTTCCGCCTGGTCGCGGGTGTGCGCGGCGGAGTTCGCGGGGCTCGCCGAGGACGGCGCCCCGATCGGCCTGGCCGGGCTCGCGCAGGCGTCCGGGCGGCGCGGCGCTCGCGGGGGGAGGGGCGTGGGCGCCGCTGTGCGCGCACGCTCCCCGCGGGCGCGGGCCGTGCGCCGGGCGGCCGAGGACCTCGGGACCGCATGCCGCTTGAGCGCGATGATCGGGGCGCCCTTGGCGTCGATCCTCGATGCCGTGGCCGAAGGCCTGGAGGAGGCCGAGGCTCAGGAGGAGGCGAGGAGGATCGCCACGCAGGGGGCGAGGACCTCCGCGAGGGTCTTGCGGGCATTGCCCCTGCTGGGGGTCGCGCTGGCGCAGGTGATGGGCGCTCACCCCCTGGAGCGATTCGCCGACGGGGGCCTCGGCACGCTGATGGCGGTGGCGGGAGCCTCTTTCCTCATCGCCTCTCGGATCGTGTCCGAGAGCCTCATCGCGAGGGCGGCCTCCCCGCCGGGGGCGCTTGACGAGGCGATGGGGTGCGATCTTGCCCGGGCGGCCCTGGAATCGGGGGCCTCCATCCCCGATGTCCTCATCGCATTGGGCGGGGCGACGGGGGATGAGGGCTTGGCGGCGGCGGGACGGGCGCTGCGCCTCGGCGCGTCCTGGACGATCGCCTGGGATTCGAGGGGATGGGAACTGCTCGCCTCCGGCCTCGAGTCCGCGTGGGAGGAGGGGACCGCGCCCGATGCCCTGCTCAGGCGCCTCGCGGCGCAGCGCCGCGCGCGAAGGGCAGCCGACGCGCGCGCTCGTGCGGAGGCGCTCGGAGTGCAGCTCGCGATCCCGCTCGGAGCGCTCCTCCTACCCGCCTTCCTCGTTCTGGGAGCGGGTCCCGTCCTCGTTCATCTCGTCGAGTCGGGCTTCGCGGGAGTCGTGTGA
- a CDS encoding YhgE/Pip domain-containing protein, whose translation MKKLTGSRMANLVVIVAVLIVPLLYAGLLTLAYQNPTNLLERINAAVVNEDTAYTATLVSGKAETFALGDELADALVHPDADTDTGFTWHDMSAEDAQEKMRTEEIRAILYIPEGFSERASAVGSADPSAATTQTLELVTDDGVNYLTGTMARTVAETLANRLEAQGSEKILSTLLLSVSEIRDGMTTAADGAQRLSDGSATLADGTTSAAEGAGALAEGAQTLTVGLDKLADGSVSLVSGLAAFDTGAASAANGGGALASGLSDLATGTSTAADGASQVSDGASRLAAGTQTLADSSAPLAAGVSQLNDGTASLKDGIASYTSGVDRVSAGALLLQSKASDPKTGLAAGIAALSAGIGQSNDTAGASASTTTLYGGVNSLAAGANALAKGMTTLQSGSSVSLTDGAAQVAAGVEQIRAVASGLDASKIQTAASGAQTLSTGVSGYTAAVDQLAAACTASGDTSQTCQTLTALAAQSAPLRTGSQALASGLGDAATNMSGLVQASASLDALAAGAAQVSTGVDSAAQGATRVAAGAAALQQSMPALRSGADLLSAGVGPADSTDASTVMGAINALSNGLSAITAPTVSNGTTVYANSEKLRAGSAQVAAGAATMNSKVPALTAGITRLSQGATSLSEGANALDSGMARLVSGSTAAAQAAQRLSDGLGSLASGAASADSGAQTLASGLASADSGSRTLAEGATTLSEGMRALDDGAGALAEGATSLAEGLQSGADRIPSYTDSERDAIATTGSQVASVEAVRDHAVANNGAGFTPMFMSLALWVGAIALFLILPALDKRDHGEKWWASAVRPATTATLLAVAQAVIMMVVVDASAGIEAKNLPGLCLMAVAASITFMLINQACVASLAFRGRFISIILLSLQITSMGATFPVETAPAFFQWIHPFLPMSYTQLAFRDLIAGSGAQGAIGNALAVLGIWAALAVVVILIGARIRRGPKPLPADNALAPTAA comes from the coding sequence ATGAAGAAACTCACCGGATCGCGAATGGCCAATCTGGTCGTCATCGTCGCGGTCCTCATCGTCCCCCTGCTTTACGCGGGGCTCCTCACACTCGCCTACCAGAACCCAACCAATCTCCTCGAGCGGATCAACGCCGCAGTCGTCAACGAGGACACGGCGTACACGGCGACCCTCGTCTCCGGAAAGGCCGAGACCTTCGCCCTCGGCGATGAACTCGCAGACGCGCTCGTGCACCCCGACGCCGACACGGACACCGGCTTCACCTGGCACGACATGAGCGCCGAGGACGCGCAGGAGAAGATGCGGACCGAGGAGATCCGCGCCATCCTCTACATCCCCGAGGGATTCTCCGAGAGGGCCTCCGCAGTCGGGAGCGCCGACCCCTCGGCGGCCACCACGCAGACCCTCGAACTCGTCACCGATGACGGCGTCAACTACCTCACCGGCACGATGGCCCGGACCGTCGCGGAGACGCTCGCGAACCGCCTCGAAGCACAAGGATCGGAGAAGATCCTCTCCACCCTCCTCCTCTCCGTCTCCGAGATCCGCGACGGCATGACGACCGCCGCCGACGGCGCCCAGAGGCTCTCCGACGGCTCCGCGACCCTCGCCGACGGAACGACGAGCGCGGCCGAGGGCGCAGGCGCGCTCGCCGAGGGCGCCCAGACCCTCACCGTCGGACTCGACAAGCTCGCCGACGGATCCGTCTCCCTCGTCTCCGGGCTGGCCGCCTTCGACACCGGTGCGGCGAGCGCGGCGAACGGCGGCGGCGCCCTCGCCTCGGGCCTCTCGGACCTCGCGACGGGCACCTCGACCGCCGCCGACGGAGCATCGCAGGTCTCCGACGGCGCCTCCCGGCTCGCCGCCGGAACGCAGACCCTCGCGGACTCGAGCGCACCCCTCGCCGCAGGCGTCTCACAGCTCAACGACGGCACCGCCAGCCTCAAGGACGGCATCGCCTCCTACACGAGCGGCGTCGACCGGGTGAGCGCAGGCGCCCTCCTCCTCCAGTCGAAGGCCTCGGATCCGAAGACGGGCCTCGCCGCCGGCATCGCGGCCCTCTCGGCTGGCATCGGGCAATCCAACGACACCGCGGGGGCCAGTGCCTCGACGACGACCCTGTACGGTGGCGTCAACTCGCTCGCCGCCGGGGCGAACGCCCTTGCGAAGGGGATGACGACCCTGCAATCGGGCTCGAGCGTGAGCCTCACGGACGGCGCCGCCCAGGTCGCCGCCGGCGTCGAGCAGATCAGGGCCGTCGCCTCGGGCCTCGACGCCTCGAAGATCCAGACGGCAGCGAGCGGCGCGCAGACCCTCTCCACCGGAGTCTCGGGCTACACGGCAGCAGTCGACCAGCTCGCCGCGGCCTGCACCGCGTCGGGCGATACGAGCCAGACCTGCCAGACGCTCACAGCACTGGCCGCCCAATCCGCCCCCCTCCGCACAGGCTCGCAGGCCCTCGCGAGCGGCCTCGGCGACGCCGCGACGAACATGTCGGGCCTCGTCCAGGCCTCGGCCTCGCTCGACGCCCTCGCCGCAGGCGCCGCGCAGGTCTCGACCGGCGTCGACTCGGCCGCGCAGGGCGCGACCCGGGTCGCGGCCGGGGCCGCCGCCCTCCAGCAGTCGATGCCCGCCCTTCGATCCGGTGCCGACCTGCTCTCCGCAGGGGTCGGTCCGGCGGATTCGACGGACGCCTCGACCGTCATGGGCGCGATCAACGCCCTTTCGAACGGCCTGTCGGCGATCACCGCGCCGACGGTGTCGAATGGGACGACGGTCTACGCGAACTCCGAGAAGCTCCGCGCCGGTTCCGCGCAGGTCGCCGCAGGCGCGGCCACGATGAATTCCAAGGTCCCGGCCCTCACCGCGGGCATCACCCGGCTCTCGCAGGGCGCGACCTCCCTGTCGGAGGGCGCGAACGCCCTCGACTCGGGCATGGCCCGCCTCGTCTCCGGTTCCACGGCCGCCGCCCAGGCCGCGCAACGCCTCTCCGACGGGCTCGGAAGCCTCGCATCCGGTGCGGCCTCAGCCGACTCCGGCGCGCAGACCCTCGCCTCCGGCCTCGCGAGCGCTGACTCCGGTTCGCGCACCCTCGCCGAGGGCGCGACGACCCTGTCCGAGGGCATGCGCGCACTGGACGACGGCGCAGGCGCGCTCGCCGAGGGTGCGACGAGCCTCGCCGAGGGCCTCCAATCGGGCGCCGATCGGATCCCCTCCTACACGGACTCCGAGCGCGACGCCATCGCGACCACCGGATCGCAGGTCGCGAGCGTCGAAGCCGTGCGCGACCATGCGGTCGCCAACAACGGCGCGGGCTTCACCCCGATGTTCATGAGCCTCGCCCTCTGGGTCGGCGCGATCGCGCTCTTCCTCATCCTCCCCGCTCTCGACAAGCGCGATCACGGCGAGAAGTGGTGGGCGTCGGCCGTGCGCCCCGCGACGACCGCGACGCTCCTCGCCGTCGCCCAGGCGGTCATCATGATGGTCGTCGTCGACGCCTCGGCGGGGATCGAGGCGAAGAACCTTCCGGGCCTGTGCCTGATGGCGGTGGCCGCGTCGATCACCTTCATGCTCATCAACCAGGCCTGCGTCGCATCCCTGGCCTTCAGGGGGCGCTTCATCTCGATCATCCTGCTGAGCCTCCAGATCACCTCGATGGGCGCGACCTTCCCGGTCGAGACCGCTCCCGCCTTCTTCCAGTGGATCCATCCCTTCCTGCCGATGAGCTACACGCAGCTCGCATTCCGCGACCTCATCGCCGGATCGGGTGCGCAGGGCGCGATCGGCAACGCGCTCGCGGTCCTCGGGATCTGGGCGGCTCTCGCGGTCGTCGTCATCCTCATCGGTGCGAGGATCCGCCGGGGTCCCAAGCCCCTGCCCGCGGACAACGCGCTCGCGCCGACTGCGGCCTGA
- a CDS encoding TetR/AcrR family transcriptional regulator: MTSDDKRTRITTTRLSGRRAALKRIIATAPSERRAATQSLLLESGKRLIIDKGLGATSVGDICTDAGFTRGAFYSNFADMDHFVERLAQEQWTQILTYVHTTVDEVLTARGDDHPLSDTEVENAIAPLAESLLTAMPISRDFYMLQSELATYTARAPEKTSALRTGYEAFTASLCGLLISGLKAIGRETIPAPEDVTALIIAAGERSMRAALTKGEDGLTALLERVLPTLLVRLSAPIADSHDSREARLDEMNEDGTRSQNEEGG; encoded by the coding sequence ATGACAAGCGACGACAAGCGCACTCGCATCACCACGACGCGGCTGTCCGGACGAAGGGCCGCCCTCAAGCGCATCATCGCCACCGCCCCGTCCGAGCGTCGGGCGGCGACCCAGTCGCTGCTCCTCGAATCGGGCAAGCGCCTCATCATCGACAAGGGCCTGGGGGCCACCAGCGTCGGCGACATCTGCACGGACGCGGGCTTCACCCGAGGCGCCTTCTACTCCAACTTCGCCGACATGGACCACTTCGTCGAACGCCTCGCCCAGGAGCAGTGGACCCAGATCCTCACCTACGTCCACACAACCGTCGACGAGGTCCTCACCGCACGCGGCGACGACCATCCCCTATCGGACACCGAGGTCGAAAACGCGATCGCACCCCTCGCCGAGAGCCTCCTCACGGCCATGCCCATCAGTCGCGACTTCTACATGCTTCAGAGCGAGCTCGCGACCTACACGGCCCGCGCCCCGGAGAAGACCAGCGCCCTACGCACGGGATACGAAGCCTTCACCGCCTCCCTGTGCGGCCTCCTCATCTCCGGCCTCAAAGCGATCGGCCGGGAGACGATCCCCGCACCCGAGGACGTCACCGCCCTCATCATCGCCGCGGGCGAGCGCTCCATGCGCGCCGCACTCACGAAAGGCGAGGACGGGCTGACCGCCCTCCTCGAACGCGTCCTGCCCACCCTCCTCGTTCGCCTGTCGGCCCCCATCGCGGACTCACACGACTCCCGCGAAGCCCGACTCGACGAGATGAACGAGGACGGGACCCGCTCCCAGAACGAGGAAGGCGGGTAG